From Apis cerana isolate GH-2021 linkage group LG10, AcerK_1.0, whole genome shotgun sequence, one genomic window encodes:
- the LOC107999492 gene encoding enoyl-CoA delta isomerase 3, peroxisomal-like has product MEYENSSNIIYCVENGLLKITLNRPEKKNAITNSMYKNLLEIFYKSIQDNTIHTVCLTGTGNFFSSGNDFVSLLTNQDVFDIKSIINDFKKFIDMLITYPKLLIAVVNGPAIGIAVTILPLFDITYASDTAYFQTPFTSLGLIAEGCSTYTFPKIFGKSKASDMLYLGYKMNAFEAKQYGLVSEIYKYECLNEVWIYLKKLTKLSTESILAIKHLVKKWNQNILLEVNTEECTELIKHIQSSDSIERLTNFMLHKNKI; this is encoded by the exons atggaatatgaaaattcatctaatattatatattgcgtTGAAAAtggtttattgaaaattacattaaatagaccagaaaaaaaaaatgctattaCCAATTCT atgtataaaaatttattagaaatcttttataaatctattcaaGATAATACTATACATACAGTATGTTTGACTGGTactggaaatttttttagtagtggaaatgattttgtttctttattaacaAACCAAGatgtttttgatattaaaagtatcattaatgattttaa aaaatttatagatatgttAATTACATATCCCAAACTTTTAATAGCTGTTGTAAATGGTCCTGCAATTGGAATTGCGGTGACAATACTtccattatttgatataacatATGCATCAGATAcg GCATACTTTCAAACTCCATTTACAAGCTTGGGCCTTATTGCAGAAGGATGTTCTACATATACATTTCCTAAAATATTTGGGAAATCTAAG gcTAGTGATATGCTATATTTAGGATATAAAATGAATGCATTTGAAGCTAAACAATATGGTTTAGTtagtgaaatatataaatatgaatgtttaaatgaagtttggatatatttaaaaaaattaactaaacTTTCAACAGAG tCTATATTAGCAATTAAacatttagttaaaaaatggaatcagaatattttattggaagTTAATACAGAAGAATGTACTGaacttataaaacatatacaaTCTTCTGATTCCATAGAaagattaacaaattttatgttacataaaaataaaatttaa